In one Streptosporangiales bacterium genomic region, the following are encoded:
- the cysD gene encoding sulfate adenylyltransferase subunit CysD, producing the protein MATTTHDYRLSQLDALEAEGIHVIREAAAERERPALLFSGGKDSCVLLHLAVKAFWPAKVPFPVLHVDTGHNFPEVIEFRDRLVEQFGLRLEVGSVEQAIADGRVHERPGQGRNRLQTQVLLDSIQKGNFDALFGGARRDEEKARAKERVFSFRDEFSQWDPKGQRPELWNLYNTRVHPGEHMRVFPLSNWTELDIWDYVAREKIELPSIYFAHVRKVFERDGMLLADSDVIDRREEETVFEETVRYRTVGDMSCTGAVESSAASVEDVIAEVAVSRVTERGATRADDRTSEAAMEDRKREGYF; encoded by the coding sequence ATGGCCACGACCACACATGACTACCGGCTGTCCCAGCTGGATGCCCTCGAAGCCGAGGGCATCCACGTGATCAGGGAGGCGGCAGCCGAGCGGGAGCGTCCCGCGCTGCTCTTCTCCGGCGGCAAGGACTCCTGCGTGCTGCTGCACCTGGCGGTGAAGGCATTCTGGCCGGCCAAGGTGCCTTTCCCCGTGTTGCACGTCGACACCGGGCACAACTTCCCCGAGGTGATCGAGTTCCGCGACCGGCTGGTCGAGCAGTTCGGGTTGCGCCTCGAGGTCGGCTCCGTGGAGCAGGCGATCGCCGACGGCCGGGTGCACGAGCGGCCAGGGCAGGGCAGGAACCGCCTGCAGACGCAGGTGCTGCTCGACTCGATCCAGAAGGGCAACTTCGACGCCCTGTTCGGCGGTGCCCGCAGGGACGAGGAGAAGGCCAGGGCGAAGGAGCGGGTGTTCTCGTTCCGCGACGAGTTCAGCCAGTGGGACCCCAAGGGCCAGCGGCCCGAGCTGTGGAACCTGTACAACACGCGGGTGCACCCCGGCGAGCACATGCGGGTCTTCCCACTGTCCAACTGGACCGAGCTGGATATCTGGGACTACGTGGCCAGGGAGAAGATCGAGCTGCCGTCGATCTACTTCGCGCACGTGCGCAAGGTGTTCGAGCGTGACGGCATGCTGCTGGCCGACTCCGACGTGATCGACCGGCGGGAAGAGGAGACGGTCTTCGAGGAGACCGTCCGTTACCGCACGGTGGGCGACATGTCGTGTACCGGTGCGGTCGAGTCCTCCGCGGCGAGCGTGGAGGACGTCATCGCCGAGGTGGCGGTGAGCCGCGTCACCGAGCGTGGTGCGACGAGAGCCGACGACAGGACCAGTGAGGCAGCGATGGAAGACCGGAAGCGGGAGGGCTACTTCTGA
- a CDS encoding sulfate adenylyltransferase — protein sequence MDLLRFATAGSVDDGKSTLIGRLLYDSKAIFEDQLDSVEQASQKRGDEYTDLALLTDGLRAEREQGITIDVAYRYFATPSRKFIIADTPGHVQYTRNMVTGASTANLGIVLVDARTGLSEQSRRHAFLLNLLRVPHLVLAINKMDLVDYDEDVYRKIREEFEVFATRLRLNDLTVIPLSALKGDNVVDRSDKMPWYTGSTLLGHLENVHVASDRNLIDVRFPVQYVVRPKAKEYHDYRGYAGTVVGGVMKVGDEALALPSGFTTQITAIDTYDGPVEEAFPDMAVVVRLADNIDISRGDMICRPHNQPRVTQDVDAMICWMSESGGLRAGGRYLLKHTTRTTRAIVKDLQYELNINTLHRDEHADSLGLNEIGRVTLRTQQPLFCDDYGRNRETGGFILIDEVTNQTVAAGMVGLDKN from the coding sequence ATGGACCTCCTTCGCTTCGCGACCGCCGGGTCGGTCGACGACGGGAAGAGCACGCTGATCGGGCGACTGCTCTACGACTCCAAGGCGATCTTCGAGGACCAGCTCGACTCCGTCGAGCAGGCCAGCCAGAAGCGCGGTGACGAGTACACCGACCTCGCGTTGCTCACCGACGGCCTCCGCGCCGAGCGGGAGCAGGGCATCACCATCGACGTGGCGTACCGCTACTTCGCCACCCCGAGCCGCAAGTTCATCATCGCCGACACCCCGGGCCACGTGCAGTACACCCGCAACATGGTGACCGGTGCGTCCACGGCGAACCTCGGCATCGTGCTGGTCGACGCGCGTACCGGGCTGTCCGAGCAGAGCAGGCGGCACGCGTTCCTGCTGAACCTGCTGCGCGTACCGCACCTGGTGCTCGCGATCAACAAGATGGACCTCGTCGACTACGACGAGGATGTGTACCGCAAGATCAGGGAGGAGTTCGAGGTCTTCGCCACCAGGCTCAGGCTGAACGACCTCACGGTCATCCCGCTGTCGGCGCTCAAGGGCGACAACGTCGTGGACCGCTCCGACAAGATGCCCTGGTACACCGGTTCGACGCTGCTCGGCCACCTGGAGAACGTGCACGTGGCCAGCGACAGGAACCTGATCGACGTCCGGTTCCCGGTGCAGTACGTGGTCCGGCCGAAGGCCAAGGAGTACCACGACTACCGCGGGTACGCGGGCACCGTCGTCGGTGGCGTGATGAAGGTCGGCGACGAGGCGCTCGCCCTGCCGTCCGGCTTCACCACCCAGATCACGGCGATCGACACGTACGACGGGCCGGTCGAGGAGGCGTTCCCCGACATGGCGGTCGTCGTCCGGCTGGCCGACAACATCGACATCTCCCGCGGTGACATGATCTGCCGGCCGCACAACCAGCCGCGCGTCACCCAGGACGTCGACGCGATGATCTGCTGGATGAGCGAGTCCGGTGGGCTGCGTGCCGGTGGTCGCTACCTGCTCAAGCACACCACCCGCACCACCCGGGCGATCGTCAAGGATCTCCAGTACGAGCTCAACATCAACACGCTGCACCGCGACGAGCACGCGGACTCGCTGGGGCTGAACGAGATCGGCCGGGTCACGCTACGGACCCAGCAGCCGTTGTTCTGTGACGACTACGGCCGGAACCGGGAGACCGGTGGCTTCATCCTCATCGACGAGGTGACCAACCAGACGGTCGCCGCCGGCATGGTCGGTCTCGACAAGAACTGA
- a CDS encoding glycosyltransferase, with product MPNAALPPVTVIVPTKHRSELLRRAVDAVRAQDYGGEVQTLVIYDDEEPDFALACGGDRPVVVLTNTRQPGLAGARNTGIMLTNSELIAFCDDDDAWLPDKLSTQVPALLESPDTALVTCGMRIEYGDRTIDRTLRTDWVTLDELIRDRHAELHSSSFVFRREQLLGLGMVNEDLPGSFGEDYDLLLRTARKGRVRNVPGVHVRVRRHSATRFVRRWQSMEEALRWFLQEYPELGQARVGGARISGQIAFATAAQGHRSEALRWAGRTVRRNPGEARAYLALAVASGVMRPDTLLTRLHRHGHSI from the coding sequence ATGCCCAACGCCGCGCTGCCACCCGTGACCGTCATCGTGCCGACCAAGCACCGGTCGGAGCTGCTCCGCCGCGCCGTCGACGCCGTACGCGCCCAGGACTACGGCGGCGAGGTGCAGACCCTGGTGATCTACGACGACGAGGAACCCGACTTCGCGCTGGCGTGCGGCGGCGACCGCCCGGTCGTGGTGCTCACCAACACCAGGCAGCCGGGCCTGGCCGGTGCAAGGAACACCGGGATCATGCTCACCAACAGCGAGCTCATCGCGTTCTGCGACGACGACGACGCCTGGCTGCCGGACAAGCTCAGCACCCAGGTCCCCGCGCTGCTCGAGTCGCCGGACACCGCCCTGGTGACCTGCGGGATGCGGATCGAGTACGGCGACCGCACGATCGACCGCACCCTGCGCACCGACTGGGTGACCCTCGACGAGCTGATCCGCGACCGGCACGCCGAGCTGCACTCGTCGTCGTTCGTGTTCCGGCGCGAGCAGCTGCTCGGGCTCGGCATGGTGAACGAGGACCTGCCTGGCAGCTTCGGCGAGGACTACGACCTGCTGCTCCGTACGGCGAGGAAGGGCAGGGTACGCAACGTGCCCGGCGTCCACGTGCGCGTCCGCAGACACAGCGCCACGCGCTTCGTCCGCCGGTGGCAGAGCATGGAGGAGGCGCTGCGCTGGTTCCTGCAGGAGTACCCGGAGCTCGGCCAGGCCCGCGTCGGCGGCGCCAGGATCAGCGGCCAGATCGCGTTCGCCACCGCCGCCCAGGGCCACCGCAGCGAGGCACTGCGGTGGGCCGGCCGCACGGTACGCCGCAACCCCGGCGAGGCCCGCGCCTACCTGGCGCTCGCCGTCGCGTCCGGAGTGATGCGCCCTGACACCCTGCTGACCCGCCTGCACCGCCACGGCCACAGCATCTGA
- a CDS encoding DUF2277 family protein, protein MCRNITTLRGLEPVATNEEIEAAARQYVRKVSGVQSVSDATREPFEAAVAEIATITARLLDDLPARRQPPPTMPPLRRPEVQARLAKKAAG, encoded by the coding sequence ATGTGCAGAAACATCACCACCCTCCGCGGCCTGGAACCGGTGGCCACGAACGAGGAGATCGAAGCCGCCGCCCGCCAGTACGTGCGCAAGGTGAGCGGCGTCCAGAGCGTTTCCGACGCGACCAGGGAGCCGTTCGAGGCCGCCGTGGCAGAGATCGCCACCATCACTGCCCGGCTGCTCGACGACCTGCCGGCACGCCGGCAACCACCGCCGACGATGCCGCCGCTGCGCCGGCCGGAGGTCCAGGCCCGGCTGGCGAAGAAGGCCGCCGGCTGA
- a CDS encoding glutamate-1-semialdehyde 2,1-aminomutase has product MNSPHRELASSAELNEVLHALVPGGAHTYAKGDDQYPAGLAPVISHGAGARVWDVDGNEYIEYGSGLRSVSLGHAHPRVVAAVQEQLHRGANFVRPSAIEVEAAERFLATVPTADMVKFAKNGSDATTGAVRLARAVTGRPLVAICRDHPFYATDDWFIATTPMAAGIPPQVAELTVTFPYGDLDATAELLRLHDGQVACLVLEPATHSEPPDGYLAGMRALADRYGCLLVFDEMITGFRWSAAGAQGVYGVQPDLSTFGKALGNGFAVSALAGRREHMERGGIRHHDERVFLLSTTHGAETHALAAAIAVMDVYAGEGTAQRLHELGELVAAGVREAAEAMGVADHVTVRGRASNLVFTTLDEDLRPSQEYRTLFLRELLSGGVLAPSFVVSSALSERDIERTVDVVGQACATYRKALDAGDPTPWLGGRPVRQVFRRYA; this is encoded by the coding sequence ATGAACTCACCGCACCGCGAACTCGCGTCCTCCGCCGAGCTGAACGAGGTGCTGCACGCGCTGGTCCCCGGCGGCGCGCACACCTACGCCAAGGGCGACGACCAGTACCCGGCCGGCCTCGCCCCGGTGATCTCGCACGGCGCGGGTGCCCGCGTCTGGGACGTCGACGGCAACGAGTACATCGAGTACGGCTCCGGGCTGCGCTCGGTGAGCCTCGGTCACGCCCACCCACGGGTCGTCGCCGCCGTGCAGGAGCAGCTCCACCGCGGCGCCAACTTCGTCCGGCCGAGCGCGATCGAGGTCGAGGCGGCCGAGCGGTTCCTTGCGACCGTGCCGACCGCGGACATGGTGAAGTTCGCGAAGAACGGCTCGGACGCCACCACGGGGGCGGTACGGCTGGCCCGCGCCGTCACCGGCCGTCCACTCGTCGCCATCTGCCGCGACCACCCGTTCTACGCCACCGACGACTGGTTCATCGCGACCACGCCGATGGCCGCGGGTATTCCCCCACAGGTGGCCGAGCTGACGGTCACGTTCCCCTACGGCGACCTGGACGCCACCGCCGAGCTGCTCCGGCTGCACGACGGCCAGGTCGCCTGTCTGGTGCTGGAACCCGCCACCCACAGCGAACCGCCGGACGGCTACCTCGCCGGCATGCGCGCGCTCGCGGACAGGTACGGCTGCCTGCTCGTCTTCGACGAGATGATCACCGGCTTCCGCTGGAGCGCCGCAGGGGCGCAGGGCGTCTACGGCGTGCAGCCCGACCTGTCCACGTTCGGCAAGGCGCTGGGGAACGGCTTCGCCGTCTCCGCGCTCGCCGGGCGCCGCGAGCACATGGAACGCGGCGGCATCCGGCACCACGACGAGCGGGTGTTCCTGCTATCGACCACCCACGGCGCGGAGACCCATGCGCTCGCCGCGGCGATCGCCGTGATGGACGTCTACGCCGGCGAAGGCACCGCGCAGCGGCTGCACGAGCTCGGTGAGCTCGTGGCGGCGGGCGTCCGCGAGGCGGCGGAGGCGATGGGCGTGGCCGACCACGTCACCGTGCGCGGCCGGGCGAGCAACCTGGTCTTCACCACCCTCGACGAGGACCTCAGGCCGTCGCAGGAGTACCGCACCCTGTTCCTGCGCGAGCTGCTGTCCGGCGGCGTGCTGGCACCGTCGTTCGTGGTCAGCAGCGCGCTGTCGGAACGCGACATCGAGCGCACCGTGGACGTGGTCGGGCAGGCGTGTGCCACGTACCGCAAGGCGCTGGACGCCGGTGACCCCACGCCGTGGCTGGGTGGCCGGCCGGTGCGACAGGTGTTCCGCCGTTACGCCTGA
- the rfbC gene encoding dTDP-4-dehydrorhamnose 3,5-epimerase, with amino-acid sequence MRVQNVASVTGVLLFHPRPAVDERGFFCRTFDADAVRAAGLDPNAFIQDSVSRSALGVVRGLHLRAGAGESKLVRCSYGTIFDVVVDLRPASPTYKNWVSFELSGEEQTTLYVPAGCAHGFQALTDPADVSYRIDRAHDPAEDVTIRYHDPDLAITWPLPVTAMSERDRQAPRLTEVAQL; translated from the coding sequence ATGCGCGTCCAGAACGTCGCCAGCGTCACCGGAGTACTCCTGTTCCACCCTCGCCCGGCCGTGGACGAGCGCGGCTTCTTCTGCCGCACCTTCGACGCCGACGCGGTCCGCGCCGCCGGGCTCGACCCGAACGCGTTCATCCAGGACAGCGTGTCGCGCTCGGCCCTCGGCGTGGTGCGCGGCCTGCACCTGCGCGCCGGTGCCGGGGAGAGCAAGCTCGTGCGCTGCTCGTACGGGACGATCTTCGACGTCGTCGTGGACCTGCGGCCGGCCTCCCCCACGTACAAGAACTGGGTGTCGTTCGAGCTGTCCGGCGAGGAGCAGACGACGCTCTACGTGCCCGCCGGCTGCGCCCACGGCTTCCAGGCACTCACCGACCCCGCCGACGTGTCGTACCGCATCGACCGCGCGCACGACCCGGCGGAGGACGTGACCATCAGGTACCACGACCCCGACCTCGCGATCACCTGGCCGCTGCCGGTGACCGCGATGTCCGAACGCGACCGGCAGGCTCCCAGGCTCACCGAGGTGGCACAGCTATGA
- a CDS encoding glycosyltransferase: MSTSTPRLSVGLPVYNGERYLGEALDALLGQTYRDFELIISDNASTDATRQICARYAERDDRIRYFRQPTNTGAAENHNFVFRQARGELFKWASHDDLYGRRLLEKCVAALDDDPQVVLAHAWQALIGAEGEVLEQIDYPLATDAPTAAERFASMLFTVGGDDFYGVIRSDVLRRTRLQESFHHADRVIVADLALQGRFHQVPEVLYFRRDHPGRAERAQPSMRARCANLDPRRANRIRHPRARLLAEYIWGFVAAVRRAPITPPERRRCYRQLARWLTDRAIPARSRRGAPTRMEDRHVGTVAERPAVRAFADIAGQAGGS; encoded by the coding sequence ATGAGCACGAGCACGCCACGGCTGAGCGTCGGCCTGCCGGTCTACAACGGCGAGCGCTACCTCGGCGAGGCACTGGATGCACTTCTCGGCCAGACCTACCGCGACTTCGAGCTGATCATCTCCGACAACGCCTCCACCGACGCGACACGGCAGATCTGCGCCAGGTACGCGGAACGGGACGACCGCATCAGGTACTTCAGGCAGCCGACCAACACCGGTGCGGCGGAGAACCACAACTTCGTCTTCCGGCAGGCCCGCGGCGAGCTGTTCAAGTGGGCGTCGCACGACGACCTGTACGGCAGGCGGTTGCTGGAGAAGTGCGTGGCGGCGCTCGACGACGACCCGCAGGTCGTGCTGGCACACGCCTGGCAAGCGTTGATCGGCGCCGAAGGCGAGGTACTCGAGCAGATCGACTACCCGCTCGCCACCGACGCGCCCACGGCCGCGGAGCGGTTCGCCAGCATGCTCTTCACCGTCGGCGGCGACGACTTCTACGGCGTCATCAGGAGCGACGTACTGCGGCGGACGAGACTGCAGGAGAGCTTCCACCACGCCGATCGGGTCATCGTCGCCGACCTCGCGCTGCAGGGCCGGTTCCACCAGGTGCCCGAGGTGCTCTACTTCCGCCGCGACCACCCGGGCCGCGCCGAGCGCGCCCAACCGTCGATGCGCGCCAGGTGCGCCAACCTCGACCCGCGGCGGGCGAACCGCATCCGCCACCCCCGCGCGCGGTTGCTCGCGGAGTACATCTGGGGCTTCGTCGCCGCCGTACGGCGAGCGCCGATCACGCCGCCCGAGCGGCGGCGCTGCTACCGCCAGCTCGCGCGCTGGCTCACCGACCGTGCCATCCCGGCGAGATCGCGGCGCGGCGCGCCGACCCGGATGGAGGACCGGCACGTCGGCACCGTCGCCGAACGCCCTGCGGTGCGGGCGTTCGCCGACATCGCCGGGCAGGCGGGAGGCTCCTAG